The Deinococcus carri DNA window CAGGATGTAGGCGTCTTCGAGGACGGCTTCCATCGTGTCGGGGCTGGTGATGAAGTAGGGGCTGATGTAGCCCTTGTCGAACTGCATCCCCTCCACCACGTCCACTTCGGTGTCGAAGCCCTTGGACTCCTCGATGGTGATGACGCCTTCCTTGCCGACCTTGTCCATCGCGGAGGCGATTTCCTGGCCCACGGCCTCGTCGTTGGCGCTGATGCCCGCGACCTTCTTGATCGCGTCGCTGTCCTCGACCGGCACAGCGAGCGTCTTGATCTCCTCGACGGCGGCGGCGACGGCCTTGTCGATGCCGCGCTTCAGGGCGAGGGGGTTCGCGCCGGCCGCCACGTTGCGCAGGCCTTCCTTGACGATGGCCTGGCCCAGCACGGTGGCGGTGGTGGTGCCGTCACCCGTGATGTCGTTGGTCTTGGAGGCGATTTCCTTGAGAAGCTGGGCGCCAATGTTCTCGAGCTTGTCCTCCAGCTCCACTTCCTTGGCGACCGTTACGCCGTCCTTGGTAATTGTGGGGCTGCCGAACTTCTTCTCGATCACGACGTTGCGGCCACGCGGCCCGAGGGTTACTTTGACGGCGTTGGCGACGGCATTGACACCGCGCTCAAGGCTGCGGCGGGCGGCTTCATCAAACACGAGTTGTTTGGCCATGATGGTTCTCCTTCGGAGAGGGGTAAGGGGCTAGTCGTTAGGGGTTAGGGCTTTTGCTTGGGCTTCAGGCATTTTTTTTACTTATGCCTGAAACCTGACGCCTAACACCTCACTCAACGATGGCGAGGATGTCGCGCTCGTTCAGCAGGCTGTAGTTCTTGCCGTCGAGGCTGACTTCGGTGCCGCCGTACTTGGCGAAGTACACGGTGTCGCCTTCCTGGACATCCAGCGGGACGCGCGTGCCGTTGTCGAGCAGCTTGCCGTTGCCGACGGCGATGACCTTGCCGCGCTGGCTCTTTTCCTTGGCGGTGTCGGGGACGTACAGGCCCCCGGCGGTCTTCTGCTCGGTTTCTTCGATGATCTCAACGAGAACGCGGTCGCCCAAAGGTTTCAGCATGGGTGTCCCTCCTGTGAAGTGAAGTGTGAGAGTGGCGGCGGACTGCCGGGCAATCCAGCAGCTTTTTGCCGTTCCAGACGGAATACTAGTCCTTCCGCAACAGAAATGTCAACCGCCATAGTCTGGGAATCTGAGTCTTATACGCTCAAGGCCCACCAGCACGCTGCTTTTGGGGGCGGGGGTTGCAGGTTATAGCTCTAACATATATATGTAAAGGGCAAATACATGCTGCTTCGCCTGATGCCTTTCTGATCTCAGAAGGAGGAGAACCTATGCCCCGACCTGAAATCCTGTCCCGTAACCCGTTTGAGGATGCCTTCGAGAAGCTTGGCTCCGCGCCGCTGACGCTGGCGGTGCTGGACCTCGATCATTTCAAGCTGCTGAACGACACGCTGGGGCACACCGAGGGGGACCGGGTGCTGCGCGGGGTCGAGCGGCTCCTGGCGGGCAGTCTGCCGGGCGGCAGCATCATCGGGCGCATCGGCGGCGACGAATATGCGGTCATCCTGCCTGAAACCGCCGCCGAAACGGCCCTGATCCTCTTCGACGAGGTGATCAAGCACTTCCATATCCACCGCGACCCGCAGTGGCCGCGCACGCTGGGCCTGAGCGTGGGGCTGGCCGCCCGCCCCGCTCACGCCCATACCTTCGCGGAGCTGTACCGCGCCGCCGACGAGGCGCTGCTGCGGGCTAAGCGCGAGGGCCGCAGCCGGGCGTGCATCTACGTGGAAAGCAAGATGGTCCTCAAGAGCAACTACTACCCCAAGAGCCAGCTCGAACGCCTCGCCAAGCTGTCGGGCGCGCTGGGCCGCACCGAGGCGAGCCTGCTGCGGGAGGCGCTGGACGACTTGATCGAGCGGAACCGGGGGGCGCTGTGAGGGGGGATGTAGGTCGTGGGTTGTGGGATGTGGGAAAAGATGTGACCCCACAACCTACAGCCCACATCCCACAACCCTGGCTCGCCGCCCTCGCCCAGGCCTGGGAAGCCTATCTGCACGGCTCCTATCCCATTGGGGCCGTCGTGGTGGATGCGGCGGGGGAAGTTATCGCGCGGGGGCGCAACCGGCTGGGGGAAGCGCGTGGGGCGGAAGGGGGCGTCATCAGTGGGCATGACCTGGCGCACGCGGAAATCAACGCGCTGCTGAATCTGGCCGCCACACCACGCCCAGAGTGCTACGGCTGGACGGTGCTGACCACCGTCGAACCCTGCCCGCAGTGTGCGGGGGCCATCGCCATGAGCGGGCTGCGGGCCGTCGAGTACGCCGCGCCCGACCCGTGGGGGGGCTGCACCCGCCTCCTGACCGACGACCCCTACGTCTCGCGCAAGGGCATCCGGGTAGGGCGCGCGCCGGAAAGCGTGGGGCGGGCGGCGCTGCGGCTGGCGCTGGTGGGCTTTCTGGAGGAGGGGTACAGCGGCCTGGACCGGTTCCTGCAAGCCTTTCACGAGTACGGGGAAGACCTGGCCGCCGCCCGTGAATTGCACGACCGGGGCACCCTGCGCGACTTGCGTTCGCGTGGGGCAGCTCTGGCCGAAGTCCTGGATGTGCTGGACGGAGGAGCCGCATGACCCACACCACCCCCACGACCTTTCTGAACCTCTCGCCGTCGCCCGAACGCACGGGGCGCGCCTGCGTCTGGGTCGAGCATCAGGGCCGGGTGCTGATGGTGGGCCTGGAATGGGGCGGCTGGACCCTGCCGGGCGGCGGCATCCATCCCGGCGAGACGGGCGAGGAAGCCGCCGTGCGCGAGGCCTGGGAGGAAGTCGGCGCGCGGGTGGAGGTGACGGGCGACCCCTGGACCCTGCGCGGCTCGTCCGGCGTGGAGTCCGCGTGTTACCCCGCCCGCCTGCTGTCGCTGCACCCCAGCCCCGAAGGCCGCCCGGTCGCCTGGGTCAACCCGCGCGCCCTCCCCTGGGCCGATGACCCGCAACTGCGGCAGGTCCTGGGGACGAGAGGGGAGACGCCCCCCGCGCTGGCCCTGCCGGAGCGGGTGCGGCTGGCCCTCACCCAGGCGGCGCAGCTGGGCTTTGACCGCACGAGCAGCCTGGAAACGGGGCGACTGCTGCGTGTGCTGGCCGCCACGCGCCCCGGCGGACGCCTCGCGGAACTGGGCAGCGGGACGGGGGCAGGCGCGGCTTGGCTGCTGGCGGGAATGGACGCCGCCGCCTATCTGCTCACGGTGGAGGAGGACGCCAGACGCGCCCGGAGCGCCCGCCGTGTGCTGGCCGGGGACGGGCGGGCGGAGGTGCTCCACGGCGACTGGCGGGAGGTGCTGACGCGCGGCCCCTTCGACCTGCTCTTCAGCGACTGCGCGCCCGCCAAGCGCGAGACGGAGAGCCTCGACCTGCTGGTAGATGCCCTGCGCCCCGGCGGCCTGCTGGTGTTGGACAACTTCAGCCCGCCCGGCCGGTTGCCCGAGGCCCTGCACGCGGGCGATCCCGAGCGTGAGGCGCTGTGGGCACACCCCGCCCTGACCTGCACCGAGGTGGCCGTGAGCGCGGCTGAGCGAGTAATTCTGGCCGCGAGGACCGGATGATACGAATTCCGGTTGAACAGTTACAAAGACTGTTCAACCCGAGCGGAGCGAGCAGGAAAGAAACGGTTGCCGGGAAAGGAGTTCTCGAAGCGGCGCTTTCCCGCTTCGATAACGGATTGGACGGAAACCGTATGAGGGGGCCTCTGCTCGCTTTCACCGCGCACCGCCTCCCGCGCACCGCGTCCCGCACGGCCCCCGCATGACCGCCCTCCACCTCACCCTCCTGCGCCACGGCCGCAGCCGCGCCGACGACGAGGGCGTTCACGAGGGCCGCTACGACTCGCCGCTGACGGCGGTGGGCCGCGCCCAGGCGCAGGCACTCGCG harbors:
- the groES gene encoding co-chaperone GroES; the encoded protein is MLKPLGDRVLVEIIEETEQKTAGGLYVPDTAKEKSQRGKVIAVGNGKLLDNGTRVPLDVQEGDTVYFAKYGGTEVSLDGKNYSLLNERDILAIVE
- a CDS encoding GGDEF domain-containing protein, encoding MPRPEILSRNPFEDAFEKLGSAPLTLAVLDLDHFKLLNDTLGHTEGDRVLRGVERLLAGSLPGGSIIGRIGGDEYAVILPETAAETALILFDEVIKHFHIHRDPQWPRTLGLSVGLAARPAHAHTFAELYRAADEALLRAKREGRSRACIYVESKMVLKSNYYPKSQLERLAKLSGALGRTEASLLREALDDLIERNRGAL
- a CDS encoding nucleoside deaminase; translation: MTPQPTAHIPQPWLAALAQAWEAYLHGSYPIGAVVVDAAGEVIARGRNRLGEARGAEGGVISGHDLAHAEINALLNLAATPRPECYGWTVLTTVEPCPQCAGAIAMSGLRAVEYAAPDPWGGCTRLLTDDPYVSRKGIRVGRAPESVGRAALRLALVGFLEEGYSGLDRFLQAFHEYGEDLAAARELHDRGTLRDLRSRGAALAEVLDVLDGGAA
- a CDS encoding NUDIX domain-containing protein yields the protein MTHTTPTTFLNLSPSPERTGRACVWVEHQGRVLMVGLEWGGWTLPGGGIHPGETGEEAAVREAWEEVGARVEVTGDPWTLRGSSGVESACYPARLLSLHPSPEGRPVAWVNPRALPWADDPQLRQVLGTRGETPPALALPERVRLALTQAAQLGFDRTSSLETGRLLRVLAATRPGGRLAELGSGTGAGAAWLLAGMDAAAYLLTVEEDARRARSARRVLAGDGRAEVLHGDWREVLTRGPFDLLFSDCAPAKRETESLDLLVDALRPGGLLVLDNFSPPGRLPEALHAGDPEREALWAHPALTCTEVAVSAAERVILAARTG